The following coding sequences are from one Arcobacter nitrofigilis DSM 7299 window:
- a CDS encoding LysR family transcriptional regulator, translating into MDSNLLKVFIAVANTKSISLGAKELNFTQSNVTLRIKQLEKSLGYDLFHRTNRGVVLTLAGEKLYPYAVDIVKKVEEASLKMKNVDYQKLLKVGSTQSNTTIRLTKFIEKLNKSFPDMKLDFVVDSSLNLIEQLLNYKLDIAFVNGNPNHKDIEVLNIFKEDIVLVEPKDKIAEDTIFAYKNGCLNRIFLEEYLNNENENKYKKVNLENYELILACVKAGYGVALFSREIIEKFGYTEKLKITQMDFNLDTYLICRKDFIPMIENYLRDIKLI; encoded by the coding sequence ATGGATTCAAATTTATTAAAAGTATTTATCGCTGTTGCAAATACAAAGAGCATATCTTTAGGTGCAAAAGAGCTTAATTTTACCCAATCAAATGTAACTCTTAGAATAAAACAGCTTGAAAAAAGTTTGGGTTATGATCTCTTTCATAGGACAAATAGGGGAGTTGTTTTAACCCTAGCTGGTGAGAAGCTTTATCCTTATGCTGTGGATATTGTAAAGAAGGTTGAGGAAGCTAGTTTAAAGATGAAAAATGTAGATTACCAAAAGCTTTTAAAAGTAGGCTCAACACAATCAAATACCACTATTAGACTTACGAAGTTTATAGAAAAGTTAAATAAAAGTTTTCCAGATATGAAACTAGACTTTGTAGTTGATAGTAGTTTAAACCTAATAGAACAACTGCTTAATTATAAACTTGATATTGCCTTTGTAAATGGAAATCCAAATCATAAAGACATAGAAGTTTTAAATATATTCAAAGAGGATATTGTCTTAGTTGAGCCAAAGGACAAAATAGCAGAAGATACTATTTTTGCATATAAAAATGGTTGTTTAAATCGTATATTTTTAGAAGAATATTTAAATAATGAAAATGAAAATAAATACAAAAAAGTAAACCTAGAAAACTATGAGTTAATACTTGCTTGTGTAAAAGCAGGATATGGAGTAGCTCTATTTTCAAGAGAGATTATCGAAAAGTTTGGTTATACAGAAAAATTAAAAATTACACAGATGGATTTTAACTTGGATACTTACTTGATATGTAGAAAAGATTTTATTCCTATGATTGAAAATTATTTAAGAGATATAAAATTGATATAA
- a CDS encoding helix-turn-helix domain-containing protein, translating to MDKEFFKSFSGFINKREFSDKRTVVKSSNLNGKYNLVEKNINNNIFFYKSDYCLNKSVEYKQTHKIDGIAYSTGIEGNLSYKSMIHNEGYNCEESISNIHLISKDEVYHSMEKNVKYKAIYLILKRDFLEKTLPNSSYKDEILKNLDNEFFYKNIHTMKISIEMKYISNQIFYSPYENELNELFIESKILELSYHVLNLLLEKSKNIGEKGIKFSQYDIDALYKAKTILVENMKSPPSIIELSKIVKLNDFKLKIGFKKLFNITPFAFLFEERMLKAKYLLQSSELSVGEISKEVGYTQQQNFRKAFFNRFNILPKDIMKRRKYYY from the coding sequence TTGGATAAAGAGTTTTTTAAAAGTTTTAGTGGCTTTATAAATAAAAGAGAATTCTCAGATAAAAGAACAGTTGTAAAGAGTTCCAATTTAAATGGCAAGTATAATTTGGTTGAAAAAAATATAAATAATAATATCTTTTTTTACAAAAGTGACTATTGTTTAAATAAATCAGTTGAATATAAACAAACACATAAAATTGATGGAATTGCTTATAGTACAGGAATTGAAGGTAACTTAAGTTATAAAAGTATGATTCACAATGAAGGGTATAATTGCGAAGAATCTATCTCAAATATTCACCTAATATCTAAAGATGAAGTTTATCATAGTATGGAAAAAAATGTAAAATACAAGGCTATTTATCTTATTTTGAAGAGGGATTTTTTAGAAAAAACACTTCCAAATTCTTCTTATAAAGATGAGATATTAAAAAATTTAGATAATGAATTTTTCTATAAAAATATTCACACAATGAAAATATCTATTGAAATGAAATATATTTCAAATCAGATATTTTATTCTCCATATGAGAATGAGTTAAATGAGTTATTCATAGAATCAAAAATTTTAGAATTGAGTTATCACGTTTTAAATCTACTTTTAGAAAAAAGCAAAAATATAGGTGAAAAAGGCATTAAGTTTAGTCAATATGATATTGATGCTTTATATAAAGCAAAAACTATATTAGTGGAAAATATGAAGTCTCCTCCAAGTATTATCGAATTGTCAAAGATAGTAAAATTAAATGATTTTAAATTAAAAATTGGATTCAAAAAACTTTTTAATATAACCCCTTTTGCTTTTTTATTTGAAGAAAGAATGTTAAAAGCAAAATATTTACTTCAAAGTAGCGAATTAAGTGTAGGAGAAATATCTAAAGAAGTTGGTTATACTCAGCAACAAAATTTTAGAAAAGCTTTTTTTAATCGTTTTAATATTTTACCAAAAGATATAATGAAAAGAAGGAAATATTATTATTAA
- a CDS encoding sulfite exporter TauE/SafE family protein, which produces MDFDFILAFAVILLISSVVHGGIGFGFGMICTPLVALFTDIQTTIMYMLIPTMLVNIVSIMSEGKFFEALRKFWFIITLMVIGSCIGTGFLIFANSEYFKLLLALIIFVYLFQSLVKIEATFVSKYPRVSTYGLGIFGGILSGLTNIVAPLMIMYSLEMEYSKKDTIQLSNLCFLFTKIGQMGVFLFYGAFTLESFKISMLSLIIVALGLFFGIKLKKRIDAKFYAKILKVLLFIIATILVVETVGH; this is translated from the coding sequence ATGGACTTTGATTTTATTCTTGCTTTTGCTGTTATTCTTTTGATTTCTTCTGTTGTTCATGGTGGTATTGGTTTTGGCTTTGGGATGATTTGTACTCCTTTGGTTGCTTTATTTACTGATATCCAAACTACTATTATGTACATGCTTATTCCTACTATGCTTGTAAATATTGTAAGTATCATGAGTGAAGGGAAGTTTTTTGAGGCTTTGAGGAAGTTTTGGTTTATCATAACTCTTATGGTAATAGGTAGTTGTATAGGTACGGGTTTTCTTATATTTGCTAATTCTGAGTATTTTAAACTTCTTTTGGCTTTGATTATTTTTGTCTATTTATTTCAATCTTTGGTCAAAATTGAGGCTACTTTTGTGTCTAAGTATCCTAGAGTTTCAACTTATGGGTTAGGTATTTTTGGTGGTATTTTATCAGGTCTTACAAATATTGTAGCTCCTTTGATGATAATGTATAGCTTAGAGATGGAATATTCAAAAAAAGATACTATTCAGTTATCAAACTTGTGTTTTCTTTTTACAAAAATTGGACAAATGGGTGTATTCTTATTTTATGGTGCTTTTACTTTAGAGTCTTTTAAAATATCAATGTTGAGTTTGATTATAGTTGCTTTAGGTTTATTTTTTGGTATAAAGTTGAAAAAGAGAATCGATGCAAAGTTTTATGCAAAGATATTAAAAGTTTTACTATTTATTATAGCTACTATTTTAGTAGTTGAAACGGTTGGTCATTAA
- a CDS encoding TonB-dependent receptor, with the protein MENLGKFRKITYIALILSSYIFADENKNLNINDITVIASKTDETINNIPQTITLITKEELEDKEIKTVSDVIKEIPNLTSRYLYFEAVNFRGINTSVFTNNNPVVIYIDGIPQSSQFGYNVSFANVERVEVLRGPQGTLYGKDSIGGVINIVTKTPTNEYEGEIGFEYGSNNYLQNKFNLSGPIVKDKLFFGINSILSKSDGDITNHNTSLNKNANRNKTQNFNGNLLYKPTDDLDIKFNISKDKNYRYWINGGVVSSIDDIHKYKRKDFKDTNYDVDTYTKIDSTSQALNLSYNINNLNLNSLTTHKKLEMDGNYDTDWGNSNTYKGLERFQDATTKTFTQEFRLSNKEDANRWLVGLYFEDEDFLSDRYGVQRPPNTEINAVSKTTSKTYATFGQITFPIIDKLDLTVGGRYQKIKKNIDLNLYMAPIGSKALPINKLNDENTWNTFLPKIALSYKINDDITSYINISKGYMPGGYNYSAQTSDRESNLFDAQTSINYELGLRGSFLDNKLNVSSSIFYMDIDDIHIYNFNPTTGGLNVSNGGKAHSQGIELEVKYDINNNWRIESSAGIIQAKYDEYANNNNNVNKKIENTPSHTINLGLSYYSPQGYYGRVDLQNQGSMYFNTANTIKESSYTTANLKVGYSFNNWNIYTYAKNLTDKSYISTVQSDTGGYLVTYGEGRFIGIGLKYSF; encoded by the coding sequence TTGGAAAATTTAGGAAAATTTAGGAAAATTACTTATATAGCATTAATCCTTTCAAGTTATATTTTCGCAGATGAAAATAAAAACTTAAATATTAATGATATAACAGTAATTGCTAGCAAAACAGATGAAACTATAAATAATATCCCACAAACAATAACTCTTATTACTAAAGAAGAGTTGGAGGATAAAGAGATAAAAACGGTATCAGATGTAATAAAAGAAATACCAAACTTAACATCAAGGTATTTGTACTTTGAAGCTGTTAATTTTAGAGGAATTAACACATCTGTTTTTACAAATAATAATCCAGTTGTAATATATATTGATGGAATTCCACAAAGTAGTCAATTTGGATATAACGTATCATTTGCAAATGTTGAAAGAGTAGAAGTATTAAGAGGACCACAAGGAACTCTTTATGGTAAAGATTCAATTGGTGGAGTTATCAATATTGTTACAAAAACTCCAACAAATGAGTATGAAGGTGAAATTGGATTTGAATATGGAAGTAATAATTATTTACAAAATAAATTTAACTTAAGTGGTCCAATTGTAAAAGATAAATTATTTTTTGGAATAAATAGTATCTTATCAAAATCAGATGGAGATATAACAAATCATAATACATCATTAAACAAAAATGCAAATAGAAATAAAACTCAAAATTTTAATGGAAATTTATTATATAAACCAACTGATGATTTAGATATTAAATTTAATATATCAAAAGATAAAAATTATAGATATTGGATTAATGGAGGAGTAGTATCTTCAATTGATGATATTCATAAATATAAAAGAAAAGATTTTAAAGATACGAATTATGATGTGGATACATATACTAAAATTGATTCAACTTCACAGGCATTGAATCTCTCATATAATATAAATAATTTAAATTTAAATTCATTAACAACACACAAAAAACTAGAAATGGATGGTAACTATGATACTGACTGGGGTAATAGCAATACATATAAAGGATTAGAAAGATTTCAAGATGCAACTACAAAAACATTTACACAAGAGTTTAGATTATCAAATAAAGAAGATGCCAATAGGTGGTTAGTAGGTCTATATTTTGAAGATGAAGATTTCTTAAGTGATAGATATGGAGTTCAACGACCCCCAAATACTGAAATAAATGCCGTTTCAAAAACAACTAGCAAGACATATGCAACATTTGGACAGATAACTTTTCCAATCATTGATAAATTAGACTTGACAGTAGGAGGAAGATATCAAAAAATAAAGAAAAATATTGATTTGAATCTATATATGGCACCAATTGGAAGTAAAGCATTACCCATAAATAAATTAAATGATGAAAATACTTGGAATACATTCCTACCAAAAATAGCACTTTCTTATAAAATAAATGATGATATAACATCATATATCAATATTAGTAAAGGATACATGCCTGGAGGATATAATTACTCTGCTCAAACATCAGATAGAGAATCAAATTTATTTGATGCACAAACATCAATAAATTATGAACTTGGATTAAGAGGCTCTTTTTTAGATAATAAATTAAATGTTTCTAGTTCAATATTCTACATGGATATAGATGATATTCATATTTATAATTTTAATCCAACAACTGGAGGGCTAAATGTATCAAATGGAGGGAAAGCACACTCACAAGGAATTGAACTTGAAGTAAAATATGACATAAATAATAATTGGAGAATTGAAAGTTCCGCTGGAATAATTCAAGCCAAATACGATGAATATGCAAACAATAATAATAACGTAAATAAAAAAATTGAAAATACACCTTCTCACACAATTAATCTAGGATTATCTTATTACAGTCCACAAGGATATTACGGAAGAGTTGATTTACAAAATCAAGGTTCAATGTACTTTAACACTGCAAATACTATTAAAGAAAGTTCATATACAACAGCTAACTTAAAAGTTGGATATTCTTTCAATAATTGGAATATTTATACTTATGCAAAAAATCTAACAGATAAAAGTTATATTAGCACAGTTCAAAGTGATACAGGAGGTTATTTAGTAACCTATGGAGAAGGAAGATTTATAGGAATAGGATTAAAATATAGTTTTTAA
- a CDS encoding diguanylate cyclase: MRKSDSIYWKRSLLIVVLSLFITYAFSYTSFYNNLKNYFNDTMQYLASEEKYFKDSIVIDINDSSLKILQKDFWHWPYTRDKYALLIDFLQSMNVKNIIFDINFVDPRAGDDIFKETINKYNNIFFVTSALHEDIPMSLEEQKILKEISWSTNSNISALKYYGLLIPHDNIVSGDTIYKFGITSVLEDSDGLIRSIPMLYNIDSNIFPSLLLRIQYPGKNAPKLSHNSKTNELSVNNKTWHVDERNRIKLFYPKNANSIISISFYKIIKAALNKKSILNSNFFKNKTVFIGSSALFSDRVNTPRGAMSGSYLLAIAYESLKNNLLLKKDNILVNSILLLIAVLFSLYFSSRKNIYKKGVFTVTLLAFVMTIVYGFISLKFFYLQSNLFFSILTIIFSIVFTVINHQSSLSKYNQRLIKETKKLYNEANCDSLTGLLNRRGFDEQYIKYKEITQLKSFQSTCLAVMDLDFFKRVNDTYGHDIGDLVLQKFAKLLKEYSRDIDVPARWGGEEFVILLRNTTIDESIIILNRIRELCMEMDIKTPQGILKITVSTGVTVIEDFSKTIDSYVKKADIGLYQAKEAGRNRVCIS, translated from the coding sequence ATGAGAAAGTCAGATAGCATATATTGGAAACGTTCATTATTGATAGTTGTTTTATCTTTGTTTATTACATATGCTTTCTCATACACTTCTTTCTATAATAATTTAAAAAACTATTTCAATGATACGATGCAATATTTAGCATCTGAAGAAAAGTATTTTAAGGACTCAATAGTTATCGATATAAATGATAGTTCCTTGAAAATCTTACAAAAAGATTTTTGGCATTGGCCATATACAAGAGATAAGTATGCACTTTTAATTGATTTTTTGCAATCAATGAATGTTAAAAATATAATTTTTGATATTAATTTTGTAGATCCAAGAGCTGGCGATGATATCTTTAAAGAAACTATAAATAAATATAATAATATCTTTTTTGTGACAAGTGCTTTGCATGAAGATATTCCAATGAGTTTAGAAGAACAAAAAATATTAAAAGAAATCTCGTGGAGTACAAATTCAAATATATCTGCATTGAAATATTATGGTTTACTTATTCCTCATGATAATATTGTTAGTGGTGATACAATCTATAAATTTGGAATTACTTCTGTTTTAGAAGATAGTGATGGCTTAATTAGATCAATTCCAATGTTATATAATATTGATTCTAATATCTTTCCTTCTTTACTTCTTAGAATTCAATACCCAGGTAAAAATGCACCGAAACTAAGCCATAATTCAAAGACTAATGAGCTTTCTGTAAATAATAAAACATGGCATGTTGATGAAAGAAATAGAATAAAACTATTTTATCCTAAAAATGCAAACTCAATTATTTCTATTTCTTTTTATAAAATTATCAAAGCAGCATTAAATAAAAAGTCTATTCTAAATAGTAACTTTTTTAAAAATAAAACAGTTTTTATAGGTAGTTCAGCTCTTTTTTCTGATAGAGTAAATACTCCTAGAGGAGCTATGTCAGGATCGTACTTACTTGCAATTGCTTATGAATCATTAAAAAATAACCTACTACTAAAAAAAGACAATATCTTAGTAAACTCTATATTATTATTAATTGCTGTTTTGTTTTCATTATATTTTAGCAGTAGAAAAAATATCTATAAAAAAGGTGTATTTACAGTTACACTATTGGCTTTTGTTATGACTATTGTTTATGGATTTATTTCTTTAAAATTCTTTTATTTGCAAAGCAATTTATTTTTTTCAATATTAACTATTATATTTTCAATTGTATTTACTGTAATAAATCATCAGTCATCTTTATCTAAATATAATCAAAGATTAATTAAAGAAACAAAAAAACTATATAATGAAGCTAATTGTGATTCATTAACAGGCTTATTAAATAGACGTGGATTTGATGAACAATATATAAAGTACAAAGAAATTACTCAATTAAAATCTTTCCAATCTACATGCCTTGCAGTTATGGATTTAGATTTTTTTAAAAGAGTAAATGATACCTACGGTCATGACATTGGGGATTTAGTTTTGCAAAAGTTTGCAAAACTTCTAAAAGAATATTCAAGAGATATTGATGTCCCTGCAAGGTGGGGAGGAGAAGAGTTTGTAATTTTATTAAGAAATACAACAATAGATGAATCAATCATTATATTAAATAGAATTCGAGAATTGTGTATGGAAATGGATATAAAAACTCCTCAAGGAATATTAAAAATAACAGTTAGTACAGGGGTTACAGTTATAGAAGACTTTTCTAAAACAATTGACTCCTATGTAAAAAAAGCTGATATTGGTTTATATCAAGCAAAAGAAGCTGGTAGAAATAGAGTTTGTATTTCATAA
- the htpG gene encoding molecular chaperone HtpG translates to MAKHQFQTEVGQLLHLMTHSLYSNKEIFIRELVSNASDAIDKLNYLKLTDDKIKAALPEDWSGEINVSFDEADKSLTIVDNGIGMNEEDLIASIGTIAKSGTKSFIEAMTGDAKKDSNLIGQFGVGFYSVFMVASNVDVITRKAGEETAFKWSSNGSGEFDLGPCTKESVGTVIYIKLKDEEAEEFASKHRIENIVKKYSDHIAYPIFLNYSEEVTEELSEEDKKAGKEAKKTTEKRHDKINAATALWMQPKAKIKKEEYNDFYKSISHDSTDPMLTMHTRVEGVNEYTTLFYIPAVAPMDMYRADYQPGVKLYVKRVFITDSEKELLPTYLRFVRGIIDSEDLPLNVSREILQENRVMANIKQGSVKKILSEIKKLSKDEEKYAEFVAQYNRALKEGAYQDYTNKEALLELLRYKSTKTEAGKMTSLEAYKDRADSEQKAIYYIIGENENVMKNSPLLEAYKKNDIEVLICDDKEIDEIITPALQAYKEWEFKDITSCEAPKVEQSEEAKKEVEEKFESITKKIKDILGEAVKEVRVTNRLSESPSCVTKDAGDAQMAQMMQMMRAMGQAMPEGAPILEINPEHDIVKKLNGCADDSLIADVSWVLLDQAKLSEGMEITDAVQFAQRLNRITAKAL, encoded by the coding sequence ATGGCAAAACATCAATTTCAAACAGAAGTTGGACAACTATTACATTTAATGACTCACTCTTTATATTCAAATAAAGAGATTTTTATAAGAGAGCTTGTATCAAATGCAAGTGATGCAATTGATAAATTAAACTATTTAAAGCTGACAGATGACAAAATCAAAGCAGCACTTCCAGAAGATTGGTCAGGAGAGATTAATGTTTCTTTTGATGAAGCAGACAAATCATTAACAATAGTAGATAATGGTATTGGTATGAATGAGGAAGATTTAATTGCTTCTATTGGTACTATTGCAAAATCAGGAACAAAATCATTTATTGAAGCAATGACTGGTGATGCTAAAAAAGACTCAAATCTTATTGGTCAATTTGGTGTTGGTTTTTATTCTGTATTCATGGTTGCATCAAATGTAGATGTTATCACTAGAAAAGCAGGTGAAGAAACGGCATTTAAATGGTCAAGTAATGGTTCTGGAGAGTTTGATTTAGGTCCTTGTACAAAAGAATCAGTTGGTACAGTTATTTATATCAAACTAAAAGATGAAGAAGCAGAAGAGTTTGCTAGCAAACATAGAATCGAAAATATTGTTAAAAAATATTCTGATCATATTGCTTATCCAATTTTCTTAAACTATTCAGAAGAAGTAACTGAAGAGTTAAGTGAAGAAGATAAAAAAGCTGGAAAAGAAGCTAAAAAAACTACTGAAAAAAGACATGATAAAATAAATGCAGCGACAGCTCTTTGGATGCAACCAAAAGCTAAAATCAAAAAAGAAGAGTACAACGATTTTTATAAATCTATCTCTCATGATTCAACTGACCCAATGCTTACGATGCACACAAGAGTTGAGGGTGTAAATGAATATACAACACTATTTTATATCCCTGCAGTTGCACCTATGGATATGTATAGAGCTGATTATCAACCAGGTGTTAAACTTTATGTTAAAAGAGTATTTATCACAGATTCTGAGAAAGAATTATTACCGACTTACTTAAGATTTGTAAGAGGTATTATTGATAGTGAAGATTTACCATTAAATGTTTCAAGAGAAATCTTACAAGAAAACAGAGTAATGGCAAATATCAAACAAGGTTCAGTGAAAAAAATCTTAAGTGAAATCAAAAAACTTTCTAAAGATGAAGAAAAATATGCTGAATTTGTGGCTCAATATAACAGAGCTTTAAAAGAGGGTGCTTACCAAGATTATACAAATAAAGAAGCTTTATTAGAACTACTTAGATATAAATCAACAAAAACTGAAGCAGGTAAAATGACTTCATTAGAAGCATATAAAGATAGAGCTGATAGTGAACAAAAAGCTATTTATTATATCATTGGTGAAAACGAAAATGTAATGAAAAACTCACCATTATTAGAAGCTTATAAGAAAAATGATATCGAAGTTTTAATTTGTGATGATAAAGAGATTGATGAGATTATCACTCCTGCATTACAAGCTTATAAAGAGTGGGAATTTAAAGATATCACTTCTTGTGAAGCTCCAAAAGTAGAACAAAGTGAAGAAGCAAAAAAAGAGGTTGAAGAAAAATTTGAATCAATCACTAAAAAAATCAAAGATATCTTAGGTGAAGCTGTTAAAGAAGTAAGAGTAACTAACAGATTAAGCGAATCACCATCTTGTGTTACAAAAGATGCAGGTGACGCACAAATGGCTCAAATGATGCAAATGATGAGAGCAATGGGACAAGCAATGCCAGAAGGCGCTCCAATCCTAGAAATCAACCCAGAGCATGACATCGTTAAGAAATTAAACGGTTGTGCTGATGATAGCTTAATAGCAGATGTATCATGGGTACTATTAGACCAAGCGAAATTATCAGAAGGTATGGAAATTACTGATGCAGTTCAATTTGCACAGCGACTAAATAGAATCACAGCAAAAGCTCTTTAA
- a CDS encoding HepT-like ribonuclease domain-containing protein: MSKLRLSLLSILEAIVKIDRYTSEYKSAVEFYHEERDFDATMMQFVIIGEMISKLDDTFKDKYSDIPWQKIKDFRNIVAHNYFGIDADEIWEIITTKIKPLKKDIESILTKI; this comes from the coding sequence ATGTCTAAATTACGTTTATCTTTATTATCTATTCTTGAAGCAATTGTAAAAATTGATAGATATACGAGTGAGTATAAATCTGCTGTCGAATTTTATCATGAGGAAAGAGATTTTGATGCTACTATGATGCAATTTGTGATTATTGGTGAAATGATTTCAAAGCTTGATGATACTTTTAAAGATAAATATTCTGATATCCCATGGCAGAAAATCAAAGATTTTAGAAATATTGTAGCTCATAATTATTTTGGTATAGATGCTGATGAAATCTGGGAAATAATTACTACTAAAATAAAACCACTTAAAAAAGATATTGAATCTATTCTTACAAAAATATAA
- a CDS encoding nucleotidyltransferase family protein, translating to MTKEYIIKYLSEHKDEFSKKFGITKLGLFGSYVRSEAKENSDIDILVELENDLINIHDKKSDFKNTLEKYFNLKVDIAREKYLKPLAKKEILSEVEYV from the coding sequence GTGACAAAAGAATATATTATTAAATATCTTAGCGAACATAAAGATGAATTTTCTAAAAAATTTGGTATTACTAAGCTTGGGCTTTTTGGTTCTTATGTTAGAAGTGAAGCTAAAGAAAATAGTGATATAGATATTCTTGTGGAGCTTGAAAATGATCTTATAAATATTCATGATAAAAAATCTGATTTTAAAAATACTTTGGAAAAATATTTTAATCTTAAAGTCGATATTGCTAGAGAAAAATATTTAAAACCTCTTGCTAAAAAAGAGATATTAAGTGAAGTAGAATATGTCTAA
- a CDS encoding GNAT family N-acetyltransferase, with protein sequence MSITIRDAVASDSQTILDFIIELAVYEKAEHEVKTNVEETREAIFGKNSTVKALICEEDGVAIGYAVYFYNYSTWLGKNGIYLEDLYISQSKRGNGAGKLILKHLAKKALAENCGRFEWSCLDWNTPSREFYESLGAVAQTEWVGYRLEGETLNNFANS encoded by the coding sequence ATGTCAATAACAATAAGAGATGCTGTTGCATCTGATTCACAAACTATTTTAGATTTTATTATTGAACTTGCTGTTTATGAAAAAGCAGAACATGAAGTTAAAACAAATGTTGAGGAGACAAGAGAAGCTATTTTTGGGAAAAACTCTACAGTAAAAGCTTTGATTTGTGAAGAAGATGGAGTAGCTATTGGTTATGCTGTTTATTTTTACAACTATTCAACTTGGCTTGGGAAAAATGGTATTTATCTTGAAGATTTATATATATCTCAAAGTAAAAGAGGAAATGGTGCTGGGAAACTTATCTTAAAACATCTTGCAAAAAAAGCTTTAGCTGAAAACTGTGGACGATTTGAATGGTCTTGTTTAGATTGGAATACTCCTTCAAGAGAGTTTTATGAAAGCCTTGGTGCTGTTGCTCAAACTGAGTGGGTAGGGTATAGACTTGAAGGTGAGACTTTAAATAATTTTGCTAATAGTTAA
- a CDS encoding FecR family protein gives MNRKNSIIFSGILILCIIGFIYYKLEYSKDIFAQIVSKVGEVNLVNKKGELLAKVEEGYKIKTGEYLQTKDNSSATIKFKDNSLAIISEKSLIIMKKLKYDEDSKKSVTNLLLLKGNVESTVTNQNTFGSEYKVITPTLQLAVRGTIFNVNVEGNISRAFVTKGKILATSGNSSLTLNTGYGVVSDGKNKLNGPILILNKPLINLNELNIKYYKKYVSWNKLEGAIKYHVQIHSISKYSTLIYDKYINKTELKVGDLKDGKYKISIQAVDKYGLEGFKNERYFSVQSSPVPPKVNAPKNSDKPRMVLFTWEKSVEANKYILEISKTRSFKNILIRVNNLNSSLDKMLLPLQKGKYFIRMSSIDSSDKIGPYSESYQFEVENK, from the coding sequence ATGAATAGAAAAAATTCTATAATTTTTTCAGGAATATTGATATTATGTATTATTGGTTTTATATATTATAAATTAGAATATTCAAAAGATATTTTTGCCCAGATTGTTTCTAAAGTAGGGGAAGTTAACTTAGTTAATAAAAAAGGTGAATTATTAGCAAAAGTTGAAGAAGGTTATAAAATAAAAACGGGGGAATATCTTCAAACTAAAGATAACTCTTCTGCTACAATAAAATTTAAAGATAACTCTTTAGCAATTATTTCAGAAAAGTCATTAATTATTATGAAAAAGTTAAAATATGATGAAGACTCTAAAAAATCAGTTACAAACTTACTACTTTTAAAGGGAAATGTAGAATCTACTGTAACTAACCAAAATACTTTTGGTTCAGAGTATAAAGTAATCACTCCAACACTACAACTTGCAGTTAGAGGAACAATATTTAATGTAAATGTTGAAGGTAATATATCTAGGGCTTTTGTAACAAAAGGAAAAATTTTAGCTACAAGTGGAAATTCATCTTTAACTTTAAATACTGGATATGGTGTAGTTTCAGATGGTAAAAATAAACTAAATGGACCAATATTAATATTAAATAAACCATTAATTAATTTAAATGAATTAAATATCAAATATTATAAAAAATATGTATCATGGAATAAACTTGAAGGTGCAATAAAATACCATGTTCAAATTCATTCTATTTCAAAATATAGCACACTTATTTATGACAAATATATCAATAAAACAGAATTAAAAGTTGGTGATTTAAAAGATGGAAAATATAAAATAAGTATACAAGCAGTTGATAAATATGGATTAGAAGGATTTAAAAATGAAAGATATTTCAGTGTACAGTCAAGTCCCGTTCCTCCAAAAGTAAATGCCCCAAAAAATAGTGATAAACCAAGAATGGTTTTATTCACTTGGGAAAAATCAGTAGAAGCAAATAAATATATACTAGAAATATCAAAAACAAGAAGTTTTAAAAATATATTAATTAGAGTGAATAATTTAAACTCTTCATTAGACAAGATGTTATTGCCATTACAAAAAGGAAAATATTTTATTAGAATGTCAAGTATAGATAGTTCAGATAAAATAGGTCCTTATAGTGAAAGCTATCAATTTGAAGTAGAGAATAAATGA